Proteins co-encoded in one Microcebus murinus isolate Inina chromosome 5, M.murinus_Inina_mat1.0, whole genome shotgun sequence genomic window:
- the CASP8AP2 gene encoding CASP8-associated protein 2 isoform X1, with amino-acid sequence MAADDDNGDGTSRFDIFSASPLKNNDESSLDIYAGLDSAVSDCSSKSCGPSRNCLDLYEEILTEEGTAKEATYNDLQVEYGKCQLQMKELMKKFKEIQTQNFSLKNENQSLKKNISALIKTARVEINRKDEEINNLHQRLSEFPHFRNNHKTLRISDTVKTKDLKSRSPHLDDCSKTDHRVKSDVSKDVHHSTSLSNQEKEGKSHSEKKSTSHLSTFLEKHCTNGVWSRSHYQVGEDSPNEDNRRGRKDIRHSQYSRGTDRVRKDLSTSCSDGEPRNTEACQRLQGRPEKYSKGEPKTESKNSKFKSNTDSDYKGERSSWEKETPRERTHTRVESQNDKSLERQSERSQTINRKELKSQDKEERKIDQNPKSIVKDQDYWRRTERASLPHFKNDITKSSHNSNKYHLEERRGREDCKRDRGINNHSFQDGRCSSSLSSSRSHKHTESKEVDAMHQWENTSLKAERHRTEDKRKRERESKEENRHVRNEKRTPAELLQKTNKETKKSTTDLKRQNEPKTDKSEVSNNEISEGTDNEGLVMKADSRPNETKDKDLKLSFMEKLNLTLSPAKKQPVSQDNKHKITDTSKFSGVCDLESAVQIETVTCVPSVSEHIGETKSKLLEPKIDLPVVSEPNASIPESKMKEENSLLVKSVENSMHCEGPICGTETSFSTPVEIEQTESLFSSSTETKQIINSVRAAAPMVMDILQTDVSQNFGLELDTEKRDVNSCGISDGMEMKVTLSTKVSETSESVLQPSIEEADILPIILSEDENPKFEPSLTDTPLVESKSCHLESCLPKETLESSLQQTELMDHRMEIAETNSVYHDDDNSVLSIDFNHLRPIPEAISPLNSPVRPVTKVLRMESPSQVPLYNNSHKDVFSPNSAHSTSKNQSDLNKENQKPICKSDKCTEADTCKNLSLDELEEGEIISDNEQSKPQKSFVKNTKPRASVEVQNSKIIPESRKSTLHLDKDNTKTNWNKRPSKSSRSSKIEKKDKTMSISSLEKIVQIIAAPSSVREIMHMLRMIRKHVRKNYMKFKVKFSIIQFHRIIESAILSFTSLIKHLNLSKISKSVTILQKNLCDVIESKLKQVKKNGIVDRLFEQQLPDMKKKLWKFVDEQLDYLFAKLKKILVKFCDYINFGSDSDEGKLEKKSKEKRQYSNCQKRNGDNCNKEMPKEKSPKSEDSIHYKSSLEYKKSEEKHQDQSNSNINKVKHDIKKTFNTCFDIIKNSQSEEHTLELNCPSTPKPGKNEGSSIEDAQTSQHAALKPERSFEILTEQQASSLTFNLVSDAQMGEIFKSLLQGSDLLDSSVNCTDKSEWELKTPEKQLLESLKCESIPACAAEELVSGVASPCPKMINDDNWSLLSEKGPSLSSGLSLPVHPDVLDESCMFEVSTNIALSKDNVCSSEKSKPCISSILLEDLAVSLTVPSPLKSDGHLSFLKPEVLSSSTPEEVISAHFSEDALLEEEDASEQDIHLALESDNSSSKSSCSSSWTSRSVAPGFQYHPNLPMHAVIMEKSNDHFIVKIRRAAPSTSPSLKQSMSDESLASLPRVGKEVDEAAEKEYISCQNTVFNSVEELQNSNKNVDSSKSTHEEQNSMIQTQVPDIYEFLKDASGKVGHSDEVANECFKLHQVWEPKVPESIEELPSMEEIPHSVEDHLPNTYIDLTKDPVAETKNLGKFIEVTVLNIDQLGCSGGNLDQNAQILDSSLQPDTVDAFIDLTQDASSESKSESNRPALAVEGLGCQVVCVVEDNCVEEKVPMANRPLECIVEETFIDLTTESPGSCEVKKDDLKSEPASNCDSSELLGTLDNAHKKRKTLNDPNHASQKKQRKETDLTSREKTKKLTEDSGENGEAHQKKANKKRGPTVNKDPSSSKASPEIKDSSAALTTSTSLSAKNVIKKKGEIIVSWTRNDDREILLECQKRGPSFKTFTYLAAKLNKNPNQVSERFQQLMKLFEKSKCR; translated from the exons ATGGCAGCAGATGATGACAATGGTGATGGAACAAGTCGTTTTGATATCTTTTCTG CTTCCcctcttaaaaataatgatgaaagctCATTGGACATCTATGCTGGGTTGGACAGTGCTGTTTCTG attgTTCTTCTAAATCCTGTGGACCATCAAGAAATTGTTTAGATTTATATGAAGAGATCCTGACTGAAGAAGGAACTGCAAAGGAGGCAACATATAATGAT TTGCAGGTAGAATATGGAAAATGTCAGTTGCAAATGAAAGAGCTgatgaaaaagtttaaagaaatacAGACACAG AATTTcagcttaaaaaatgaaaaccagtCTCTTAAGAAGAATATTTCAGCACTTATCAAAACTGCCAGAGTGGAAATAAACCGCaaggatgaagaaataaataatcttcACCAAAG aTTGTCCGAGTTTCCACATTTTCGAAATAACCATAAAACTCTAAGGATATCAGATACAGTTAAAACAAAAGATCTTAAGTCTAGATCTCCTCATTTGGATGATTGCTCAAAGACTGATCACAGAGTGAAAAGTGATGTTTCTAAAGATGTACATCACAGCACTTCACTGTCAAaccaggaaaaggaaggaaaatcacATTCTGAAAAAAAGAGCACTTCACATTTGTCTACATTTCTTGAGAAACACTGCACCAATGGTGTTTGGTCACGTTCCCATTATCAGGTTGGTGAGGATAGCCCAAATGAGGATAatagaagagggagaaaagataTTAGACATAGCCAGTATAGCAGAGGAACTGACAGAGTACGAAAAGACTTAAGTACTAGTTGTAGTGATGGTGAACCAAGGAACACCGAGGCTTGTCAAAGGCTGCAAGGACGTCCTGAGAAATATAGTAAAGGTGAACCAAAGACTGAAAGCaaaaattcaaagtttaaaaGTAACACAGATTCTGATTATAAAGGTGAACGTTCTTCTTGGGAGAAAGAGACCCCTCGAGAAAGGACACACACTCGAGTAGAATCTCAAAACGATAAAAGCCTAGAAAGACAAAGTGAAAGATCacaaactataaatagaaaagaacttaaatcacaagataaagaagaaagaaaaattgatcaAAACCCTAAGTCAATAGTAAAGGACCAGGATTATTGGAGAAGAACTGAACGAGCATCACTTCCTCATTTTAAGAATGACATAACAAAATCTTCTCATAATTCAAATAAATACCATCtcgaagagagaagaggaagggaagattGTAAAAGAGATCGAGGTATAAACAATCATAGTTTTCAAGATGGAAGATGTTCGTCTTCTCTTTCAAGCAGTAGAAGTCACAAACACACTGAGTCCAAGGAAGTTGATGCTATGCACCAATGGgaaaatacatctttaaaagCAGAAAGGCATAGAACTGAAGATAAGAGGAAAAGAGAACgagaaagcaaagaagaaaataggcacgttaggaatgaaaaaagaacacCTGCAGAACTCTTGCAGAAGACtaataaagaaactaagaaatccactactgatttaaaaagacagaatgaGCCCAAAACTGATAAAAGTGAAGTCTCTAATAATGAAATTTCTGAAGGAACGGATAATGAAGGTCTTGTGATGAAAGCTGACAGCAGACCCAatgaaacaaaagacaaagactTAAAGTTGAGTTTTATGGAAAAATTGAACTTAACTCTTTCTCCTGCAAAAAAGCAGCCTGTTTCTCAGGATAATAAGCATAAAATAACTGATACTTCCAAGTTTAGTGGTGTATGTGATTTAGAGTCTGCAGTGCAAATTGAAACAGTGACATGTGTTCCCTCTGTCAGTGAACATATAGGGGAAACCAAATCAAAGTTACTGGAACCAAAGATTGATCTACCAGTGGTATCTGAACCCAATGCCAGTATCccagaaagcaaaatgaaagaagaaaatagtttgTTAGTTAAATCTGTTGAGAATAGTATGCATTGTGAAGGACCCATTTGTGGTACAGAGACTTCCTTCTCAACACCTGTGGAAATAGAACAAACAGAATCCTTGTTTTCATCatcaacagaaacaaaacaaatcattaaTAGTGTGCGGGCAGCAGCTCCTATGGTAATGGATATATTACAAACAGATGTTTCTCAAAACTTTGGGTTGGAATTGGATACTGAAAAACGTGATGTAAATTCTTGTGGTATTTCTGACGGTATGGAAATGAAGGTAACCCTTTCAACAAAAGTTTCTGAAACCAGTGAAAGTGTCTTGCAGCCTTCAATTGAAGAGGCTGACATTTTGCCAATAATCCTTTCAGAAGACGAAAATCCAAAATTTGAGCCTTCTCTTACAGATACACCATTGGTTGAGAGTAAGTCTTGTCATTTGGAATCTTGCTTACCTAAAGAGACTCTAGAATCTTCACTTCAACAGACTGAGTTAATGGACCACAGAATGGAAATTGCTGAAACAAACTCAGTATATCATGATGATGATAACTCAGTTTTGAGCATTGACTTTAATCATCTGAGACCTATTCCGGAAGCTATCAGTCCTTTGAATAGTCCAGTGAGACCTGTAACAAAAGTTCTTAGAATGGAAAGCCCATCTCAAGTTCCATTATATAATAACAGTCATAAAG ATGTGTTTTCACCAAATTCAGCTCATTCTACCTCCAAGAATCAGTCTGATCTCAATAAGGAAAATCAAAAGCCAATTTGCAAATCTGACAAATGTACAGAAGCAGACACCTGTAAGAATTTATCTTTAGATGAATTAGAAGAAGGAGAAATTATAAGTGATAATGAACAATCTAAACCACAAAAAAGTTTTGTAAAAAATACCAAGCCTAGAGCTTCTGTTGAAGTGCAGAACTCAAAAATTATCCCAGAAAGTAGGAAAAGTACTCTGCATTTGGATAAAGACAATACGAAAACAAACTGGAATAAAAGACCTAGCAAATCTAGCAGATCttcaaaaatagagaagaaagataaaacaatGAGCATCTCCAGCTTGGAAAAAATAGTTCAAATTATTGCTGCACCCTCTTCTGTAAGAGAGATTATGCACATGTTACGAATGATAAGAAAACATGTaaggaaaaattatatgaaattcaaggtAAAGTTTTCAATAATACAATTTCATAGAATTATTGAGTCAGCAATTTTGAGTTTTACATCACTAATTAAACACCTCAACTTATCCAAAATCTCTAAGTCAGTGACTATTTTACAGAAGAATCTGTGTGATGTTATAGAATCTAAACTTAAGCAAGTTAAAAAGAATGGCATAGTTGATCGTTTATTTGAACAGCAACTAccagatatgaaaaaaaaattgtggaagtTTGTAGATGAACAACTTGATTATTTGTTTGCAAAGCTTAAGAAAATCTTAGTAAAGTTTTGTGATTATATAAACTTTGGAAGTGATAGTGATGAaggaaaacttgaaaaaaaaagtaaggagaaACGACAATATTCAAATTGTCAGAAACGGAATGGGGACAATTGCAACAAagaaatgccaaaagaaaaatcGCCAAAATCAGAAGACTCTATTCATTATAAGTCTTCACTGGAGTATAAAAAATCTGAGGAAAAACATCAAGACCAAAGTAACTCCAATATTAACAAAGTAAAACATgacattaaaaaaacttttaataccTGCTTTGATATTATAAAGAACTCTCAGTCCGAAGAGCACACCTTGGAACTAAACTGCCCAAGCACCCCAAAGCCAGGGAAAAATGAAGGAAGCAGCATAGAGGATGCACAGACATCCCAGCATGCAGCTTTGAAGCCAGAACGTAGTTTTGAAATTCTCACTGAACAGCAAGCATCTAGCCTTACTTTTAATTTAGTGAGTGATGCACAGATgggtgaaatatttaaaagtttgttgCAAGGTTCTGATCTTTTAGACAGTAGTGTTAATTGTACTGATAAAAGTGAGTGGGAGTTAAAGACACCAGAAAAACAGCTGCTAGAGAGTCTTAAGTGTGAGTCTATACCGGCTTGTGCAGCAGAAGAGCTAGTTTCAGGGGTGGCTTCTCCGTGTCCTAAAATGATAAATGATGATAATTGGTCATTATTATCTGAAAAAGGTCCATCTTTGTCTTCAGGGCTTTCATTGCCAGTTCATCCTGATGTGTTAGATGAAAGTTGCATGTTTGAAGTGTCTACTAACATAGCTTTAAGTAAAGATAATGTGTGTAGTTCAGAAAAGAGCAAGCCCTGCATTTCTTCCATACTTCTTGAAGATCTGGCAGTCTCTTTAACAGTACCATCACCTCTGAAGTCAGATGGTCACCTCAGTTTCTTAAAGCCTGAAGTTTTGTCTAGTTCAACTCCCGAAGAAGTTATTAGTGCCCATTTTAGTGAAGATGCCTTACTTGAGGAAGAGGATGCATCTGAGCAAGATATTCATTTAGCTCTGGAGTCCGATAATTCAAGTAGTAAATCAAGTTGTTCTTCATCATGGACCAGCAGGTCTGTTGCTCCAGGCTTTCAGTACCACCCTAATCTACCCATGCATGCTGTTATAATGGAAAAGTCCAATGATCATTTCATTGTGAAAATACGGCGTGCAGCACCGTCTACCTCTCCTAGTCTTAAACAGAGCATGTCTGATGAGTCATTGGCATCTTTGCCCAGAGTTGGAAAGGAAGTTGATGAAGCagcagaaaaagaatatatttcatgTCAGAACACAGTTTTTAACTCTGTGGAGGAATTGCAAAATTCCAACAAAAATGTTGATAGCAGTAAATCAACTCATGAAGAACAGAACTCCATGATACAAACACAGGTTCCTGATATATATGAATTTCTTAAAGATGCGTCAGGTAAGGTGGGTCATAGTGATGAAGTGGCTAATGAATGTTTCAAGTTACATCAAGTATGGGAACCAAAAGTGCCTGAAAGCATTGAAGAATTGCCTTCAATGGAAGAAATTCCACATTCTGTTGAGGATCATCTTCCAAACACATACATAGATCTAACAAAAGATCCTGTTGCGGAGACCAAAAACTTGGGGAAATTCATAGAAGtaacagttttaaatattgaTCAGTTGGGATGTTCTGGAGGCAATTTAGATCAAAATGCTCAAATATTAGATAGTTCTTTGCAGCCTGATACTGTAGATGCTTTTATTGATTTGACACAAGATGCTTCAAGTGAGAGTAAAAGTGAAAGTAACCGTCCTGCATTAGCTGTTGAAGGATTAGGGTGTCAAGTGGTATGCGTAGTTGAAGATAACTGCGTGGAAGAAAAAGTGCCAATGGCAAACAGGCCTTTGGAATGCATTGTTGAGGAAACCTTTATCGATTTGACCACAGAATCACCTGGTTCATGTGAAGTGAAAAAGGATGATTTAAAATCTGAGCCAGCATCCAATTGTGATAGTTCAGAGCTGCTTGGGACTTTGGATAATgctcacaaaaagagaaaaacccttAATGATCCAAATCATGCTtctcagaaaaaacaaaggaaggaaacagaCTTAACTAGTAGGGAAAAGACCAAGAAACTTACCGAAGATTCTGGTGAGAATGGTGAAGCTCACCAAAAGAAAGCCAATAAGAAAAGGGGCCCTACAGTGAATAAAGATCCTTCATCATCAAAGGCAAGCCCAGAGATTAAGGATTCCTCAGCAGCACTCACCACTTCTACAAGTCTTTCTGCAAAGAATGTTAttaaaaagaagggagaaattaTAGTTTCATGGACAAG AAATGATGATCGGGAAATTTTATTGGAATGTCAGAAAAGAGGGCCATCTTtcaaaacatttacatatttagCTGCCAAGTTGAATAAAAATCCAAATCAG gtcTCAGAAAGATTCCAGCAGCTAATGAAGCTCTTTGAAAAGTCAAAATGCAGGTAG